In Paenibacillus guangzhouensis, a single window of DNA contains:
- a CDS encoding histidine phosphatase family protein, producing the protein MKTFVYMVRHGESPKMEGNERTRGLTLKGESDAQIVAELLKDEGIDTFISSPYRRAILTIEGLAHSLGKEMTVIEELKEIVFIGDDKILPDNEVYPLVKKMFSEQDYSLLGGESFTNSRNRVVTVLKNIISKYEGQKVAIGTHGAVMTMMMGYFDPQFDLDFLLNTSKPDIYKMEFDEGILTKTERLWRVTPELSVKGE; encoded by the coding sequence ATGAAAACCTTTGTATACATGGTCAGGCACGGAGAATCACCTAAAATGGAAGGGAACGAAAGAACACGTGGACTAACATTAAAGGGAGAATCAGATGCCCAAATTGTAGCTGAATTATTGAAAGATGAGGGGATAGATACTTTCATCTCAAGTCCCTATAGAAGAGCAATATTAACAATAGAGGGATTAGCCCATTCTTTAGGCAAAGAAATGACTGTAATTGAGGAACTAAAAGAAATAGTATTTATTGGTGATGATAAGATTCTGCCTGATAACGAAGTGTATCCATTAGTTAAGAAAATGTTTTCGGAACAAGACTATTCGTTACTTGGGGGAGAGTCTTTTACGAATAGTCGAAACCGTGTCGTAACTGTCTTAAAAAACATCATAAGCAAATATGAGGGGCAGAAAGTTGCTATTGGAACCCATGGAGCTGTTATGACAATGATGATGGGGTACTTCGACCCTCAGTTTGACTTGGACTTTTTATTAAATACTTCAAAACCTGATATTTACAAGATGGAATTTGATGAAGGAATATTAACTAAAACAGAGAGGCTATGGAGGGTAACTCCAGAACTCAGCGTTAAAGGGGAATGA
- a CDS encoding aminoglycoside phosphotransferase family protein — MDTRNDWGSLLSTEDYRRVESIFERLSKNEDQEVKYLLHGDTGVHNFVYYENSLVGVIDPSPMIGPMLYDFTYAFCSSPDDLNLETLMTAYQLLHHEPIEQSRLIEEVIFQLYCRIGICEGLGILEVVAIGIRIRFG, encoded by the coding sequence GTGGATACAAGAAATGATTGGGGAAGCCTTTTATCAACTGAGGATTATAGAAGAGTAGAATCCATATTTGAGAGGTTATCGAAAAATGAAGATCAAGAAGTAAAATATTTGCTGCATGGCGATACAGGTGTGCATAATTTTGTGTATTATGAAAACTCACTTGTTGGTGTTATTGACCCATCACCGATGATTGGTCCTATGCTATACGATTTTACATACGCTTTTTGCTCATCTCCAGACGATTTGAATCTAGAGACTTTAATGACAGCTTATCAATTGCTTCATCATGAACCTATTGAGCAATCAAGGCTGATTGAAGAAGTCATCTTTCAACTTTATTGTCGAATTGGAATCTGTGAAGGCTTGGGAATATTGGAAGTCGTTGCAATTGGAATTAGGATAAGATTCGGCTAA